The uncultured Ilyobacter sp. genome has a segment encoding these proteins:
- the pheT gene encoding phenylalanine--tRNA ligase subunit beta — protein MLISLDWLKQYVDIKENTKELENTLTMIGQEVEAIEVQGEDLDNVVVGQIVEYGRHPEAEKLSLLKVEVGEGEPLQIVCGAPNHKNGDKVVVAKLGAVLPGDFKIKKAKVRGVESCGMLCSEVELGIGEDGDGIIILPEEAPVGQEYRKYIGLDDTIFELEITPNRPDCLSHIGIAREVAAYYKRKVKYPKYEMDEVIEPVSSHIHIDIEDRERCKRYCTRILKGVKIQESPEWLKKRLRSIGLRPINNIVDITNFVMFEYNHPMHAFDLDKIEGSKIIVRGAKAGEKITTLDEEERELNNGELVIADEKKPVAIAGIMGGLNTKVDEETTDVLLEVAYFTPENIRKTSKSLGLSSDSSYRFERGIDRENSIEVIDRASKLMKEIAGGEILSGVVEKYVEKYEKIELTLDIDKLNKFVGKDISVETVGEILRNLGLEIKDLIGKILTVCPPSYRSDLVRTADLYEEVIRMYGFENIEDVMPETSIKAGVKDPETEAVDKVKLVLKELGLQEVINYSFIPSDGVSKLKMNVETMAIKNPINEDLAVMRPTLIYGLLSNIRDNFNRNQFDLKFFEVSRTFTPSEELAKEEVKIAMAVSGRAEKDLWNSKPEAYDFFDIKGYVEGFLEYMGINRFQLARANNPTFHPGRSAEIRMGKDVIGSFGEIHPDVAEAMDIKKERAYVAELDLAKILKYGKSKIKYERIVKFPAVTRDLAILLDEDVLLGNMLGDIKKSSKIIESVELFDVYQGDKVESGKKSAAISVVMRKPSGTLEEKEITEGVDKILQTIRKKYNGEIRQ, from the coding sequence ATGTTAATTTCACTAGATTGGTTAAAACAGTATGTGGACATAAAAGAAAACACAAAAGAACTTGAAAATACCCTTACCATGATAGGGCAAGAGGTAGAGGCTATAGAGGTTCAGGGAGAAGACTTAGATAATGTAGTTGTGGGGCAGATAGTTGAATATGGAAGACACCCTGAAGCAGAAAAGCTGTCTCTCCTCAAGGTAGAAGTTGGAGAAGGGGAACCTCTTCAGATAGTATGTGGTGCACCTAATCATAAAAACGGAGATAAGGTAGTAGTAGCTAAATTAGGGGCTGTACTTCCTGGAGATTTTAAAATAAAAAAAGCCAAGGTAAGAGGAGTAGAGTCTTGCGGAATGCTTTGCTCTGAGGTGGAACTAGGTATAGGAGAAGATGGAGATGGAATAATAATCCTTCCTGAGGAAGCACCTGTGGGACAGGAGTATAGAAAATATATTGGTCTTGATGATACAATATTTGAACTAGAAATAACACCAAACAGACCGGACTGTCTTTCTCATATAGGTATAGCAAGAGAGGTAGCGGCTTATTATAAGAGAAAAGTAAAATACCCTAAGTATGAGATGGATGAGGTAATAGAACCTGTTTCTAGTCACATACACATAGATATAGAGGATAGGGAAAGATGTAAAAGATACTGTACGAGAATCCTAAAGGGAGTAAAAATACAGGAATCCCCTGAATGGCTCAAGAAAAGATTGAGGTCTATAGGTCTAAGACCTATAAATAATATAGTCGATATAACAAACTTTGTAATGTTTGAATACAATCACCCTATGCATGCCTTTGATCTAGATAAAATAGAGGGCAGTAAGATTATTGTAAGAGGGGCAAAAGCAGGGGAAAAGATAACAACTTTAGATGAAGAAGAGAGAGAGTTAAACAACGGTGAGTTAGTGATTGCCGATGAAAAAAAACCTGTAGCCATAGCTGGGATAATGGGCGGACTAAATACAAAAGTTGATGAAGAGACAACTGATGTACTTTTGGAAGTGGCTTATTTTACACCTGAAAATATAAGAAAAACTTCTAAGTCACTGGGGCTTTCCTCTGATTCTTCCTATAGGTTTGAAAGAGGAATAGACAGAGAAAATTCTATAGAGGTAATAGACAGAGCCTCTAAGCTCATGAAAGAGATAGCCGGCGGAGAGATTCTGAGCGGAGTAGTGGAAAAATACGTAGAAAAATATGAAAAAATAGAACTCACTCTCGATATAGACAAGCTTAATAAGTTTGTAGGTAAGGATATATCTGTGGAAACAGTGGGAGAGATATTAAGAAACCTTGGTCTTGAGATAAAGGATCTGATTGGGAAAATACTTACAGTTTGTCCTCCTAGCTACAGAAGTGATTTAGTTAGAACTGCAGATCTTTATGAAGAGGTCATTAGGATGTATGGTTTTGAAAACATAGAGGATGTAATGCCTGAGACAAGCATAAAGGCCGGGGTAAAGGATCCGGAAACAGAGGCAGTGGACAAGGTTAAACTTGTGCTGAAAGAGTTAGGGCTTCAAGAGGTTATAAATTACAGCTTTATACCGTCTGACGGAGTATCAAAACTAAAAATGAATGTAGAAACAATGGCAATTAAAAACCCTATAAACGAAGATCTGGCAGTTATGAGACCTACGCTTATCTATGGTTTACTTTCAAATATAAGAGACAACTTCAACAGAAACCAGTTTGACCTTAAATTCTTTGAAGTCTCAAGAACGTTCACACCTAGTGAAGAACTTGCCAAAGAAGAGGTAAAAATCGCTATGGCAGTATCGGGGAGAGCCGAAAAAGATTTATGGAACTCAAAACCTGAAGCTTATGATTTCTTTGATATAAAGGGTTATGTAGAGGGATTCCTTGAGTATATGGGAATAAACAGATTCCAACTTGCAAGAGCCAATAATCCTACTTTTCACCCAGGTAGGTCTGCAGAGATCAGAATGGGCAAAGATGTAATAGGAAGCTTCGGAGAGATACATCCAGATGTGGCTGAAGCTATGGATATAAAAAAAGAAAGAGCCTATGTAGCTGAATTGGATCTTGCGAAAATTCTAAAATACGGAAAGAGCAAAATCAAGTATGAAAGAATTGTAAAATTTCCTGCAGTGACAAGAGATCTGGCAATTTTATTGGACGAAGATGTTCTTTTAGGAAATATGCTAGGGGATATCAAAAAGTCTTCTAAGATAATAGAAAGTGTAGAGCTATTTGATGTTTATCAAGGAGATAAAGTAGAAAGTGGTAAAAAGTCTGCAGCAATAAGTGTGGTTATGAGAAAGCCTAGTGGAACTCTAGAAGAGAAAGAGATAACAGAGGGAGTAGACAAAATACTTCAGACTATAAGAAAAAAATATAATGGTGAAATAAGACAGTAA
- a CDS encoding family 10 glycosylhydrolase, which translates to MKRNFLLLSMYIIFSFISYGQEAKISYNGVNFHKKNGDKNEFRGVWVASVANLNWPKKRSLPPREQRKDFKEILKEIKIMNMNAIIMQVRPSGDAIYRSKNAPWSRYITGTQGKYPGYDPLKFMIATSHKMGIEFHAWFNPYRIALNDEEFETLSHDNFAVKNPETVIKYGKKYYLDPGIPKVRKHLIEVILEVVDNYDIDAVHIDDYFYPYTIEGLDFPDMESYKTYGGDFSEIKEWRRENVNKFIEELHREIKKREKNVKFGISPFGVWRNNKDDARGSETAAFQTSYDNLYADVLKWIDMGWIDYVIPQVYWNFGFAPAPYEKLVDWWSRETSGKKVKLYIGQGAYKVGKENWENPDELINQIYYNRSRGIEGSAFFDIKSLLENPYNLKDRLKIDVFREN; encoded by the coding sequence ATGAAAAGAAATTTTTTATTATTGTCCATGTACATAATTTTCAGCTTTATTTCCTATGGACAGGAGGCAAAGATAAGCTACAACGGAGTTAATTTTCATAAAAAAAATGGAGATAAAAATGAATTTAGAGGGGTGTGGGTTGCCAGTGTCGCCAACTTGAACTGGCCAAAGAAGAGATCACTTCCTCCCAGAGAGCAGCGAAAAGATTTTAAAGAGATACTAAAAGAGATAAAAATAATGAATATGAATGCCATAATCATGCAGGTAAGACCGTCAGGAGATGCCATATACAGGTCTAAAAATGCTCCCTGGTCAAGGTATATAACAGGAACACAGGGAAAATATCCTGGATATGATCCCCTTAAATTTATGATAGCAACAAGCCATAAAATGGGAATAGAGTTCCATGCCTGGTTTAACCCCTATAGAATAGCACTTAATGACGAGGAGTTTGAAACCCTCAGTCATGACAATTTTGCAGTTAAAAACCCTGAAACTGTGATAAAATACGGAAAAAAATACTATCTTGACCCGGGGATTCCCAAGGTGAGAAAACACTTAATCGAGGTAATATTAGAAGTGGTTGACAATTATGATATTGACGCTGTACACATAGATGATTATTTTTATCCGTATACAATTGAAGGACTTGATTTTCCGGACATGGAAAGCTATAAGACCTATGGAGGAGATTTTTCTGAAATCAAGGAATGGAGAAGGGAAAATGTAAATAAATTTATAGAGGAGCTTCACAGGGAGATAAAAAAAAGAGAAAAAAATGTGAAGTTTGGGATAAGCCCCTTTGGAGTATGGAGAAACAACAAAGATGATGCCAGAGGTTCTGAGACAGCAGCTTTTCAGACAAGTTATGACAATCTATATGCCGATGTGCTGAAGTGGATAGATATGGGATGGATTGACTATGTGATACCTCAGGTATACTGGAATTTTGGATTTGCTCCTGCCCCTTATGAAAAACTTGTGGACTGGTGGTCAAGGGAAACTTCCGGTAAAAAAGTTAAGCTTTATATAGGCCAGGGAGCTTATAAAGTCGGAAAAGAAAACTGGGAAAACCCAGATGAGCTCATAAATCAGATTTACTATAATAGGAGTAGGGGTATAGAGGGAAGTGCTTTTTTTGATATAAAATCCTTATTGGAAAATCCATACAATCTTAAAGATAGGTTAAAAATAGACGTTTTCAGAGAAAATTAA
- a CDS encoding L-serine ammonia-lyase, iron-sulfur-dependent, subunit alpha, with protein sequence MDSLKELFKIGNGPSSSHTMGPERAAKKFKADSPDACSYRVELYGSLAATGKGHLTDWIIIETLKPRETEILWKPEVSYEYHTNGMKFFALDSEGNILKEWLVFSVGGGTIMEDGQARQGGSSVYPLGKMTEIMEWCSKNRKELWEYVEEMEGNSTWPFLEKIWEAMESCIKTGINKSGVLPGTLKYPRKAQSFYRKARRDNSRNGFIGKIFAYTLAVSEENGGGGRVVTAPTCGASGVIPGLLYALKEEYNLSEDEVLKGLAIAGLIGNIIKENATISGAEGGCQAEVGAACSMAAAMSTFLLGGSLKQIEYSAEIALEHHLGLTCDPVAGYVQIPCIERNAAAAVRALDAANYSLYTDGQHSVSFDRVVLTMKETGRDLKCEYKETSLGGLAKFNFDAEC encoded by the coding sequence ATGGATTCTTTAAAAGAGCTTTTTAAAATTGGAAACGGACCTTCAAGTTCACACACCATGGGGCCAGAAAGAGCGGCAAAAAAATTTAAGGCTGACAGTCCAGATGCCTGTAGCTACAGAGTAGAGCTCTACGGATCACTTGCAGCAACTGGAAAGGGACACCTCACAGACTGGATAATAATTGAAACCTTAAAGCCAAGGGAAACAGAAATTTTGTGGAAACCAGAGGTGAGCTATGAATATCATACAAATGGTATGAAGTTTTTTGCTTTAGATTCCGAGGGAAATATATTGAAAGAGTGGCTGGTTTTTTCTGTAGGAGGCGGAACCATCATGGAAGACGGTCAGGCAAGACAAGGTGGATCTAGTGTGTATCCTCTGGGAAAAATGACTGAAATCATGGAATGGTGCAGCAAAAATAGAAAAGAACTCTGGGAATATGTGGAGGAGATGGAGGGAAACTCTACATGGCCTTTCCTTGAAAAAATATGGGAAGCGATGGAAAGCTGTATAAAAACAGGAATCAATAAAAGCGGTGTACTTCCAGGAACCCTGAAATATCCAAGAAAGGCGCAATCTTTTTACAGAAAAGCCAGAAGGGATAACTCAAGAAACGGCTTTATAGGAAAAATATTTGCATACACCCTTGCTGTATCAGAAGAAAATGGCGGTGGTGGAAGGGTAGTAACTGCTCCTACCTGTGGGGCTTCTGGAGTAATACCGGGACTTTTATATGCCCTTAAAGAGGAGTATAATCTTTCAGAGGATGAAGTTTTGAAGGGGCTTGCAATTGCAGGACTCATAGGAAATATAATAAAAGAAAATGCCACCATATCAGGAGCCGAAGGTGGGTGCCAGGCAGAGGTAGGAGCGGCTTGCTCTATGGCAGCTGCTATGTCTACTTTTTTGCTAGGAGGCTCCCTGAAACAGATAGAGTATTCTGCAGAGATAGCTCTAGAACACCATCTAGGATTGACGTGTGATCCTGTTGCTGGGTATGTACAGATACCATGTATAGAAAGAAATGCCGCGGCGGCAGTGAGGGCCCTTGATGCTGCCAACTACTCCCTCTATACAGACGGTCAGCATTCAGTATCCTTCGATCGGGTTGTCCTTACCATGAAAGAGACAGGAAGAGACCTAAAGTGCGAATACAAGGAAACCTCCCTAGGTGGTCTGGCAAAATTTAATTTTGATGCAGAGTGTTAA
- the pth gene encoding aminoacyl-tRNA hydrolase, translating into MKLIVGLGNPGEKYSKTRHNIGFEVIDMLAEDLKILGFREKFQGLIGETTVKDEKVFLLKPQTFMNLSGNSINEVIKFYKIDPEEDLIVIYDDMDLDLGKLKIKIKGSPAGHNGIKSIISHIGENFIRLKCGIGKAKSREETVNFVLGRFSKEESTEVEPMIENASKAAQALITAKDISRVMQKYNKKK; encoded by the coding sequence ATGAAGCTTATTGTTGGACTGGGGAATCCCGGTGAAAAGTATAGTAAGACAAGACATAACATAGGTTTTGAAGTGATAGATATGTTGGCCGAAGATCTTAAAATATTGGGCTTTAGAGAAAAGTTTCAAGGTTTGATAGGGGAGACAACGGTGAAAGATGAGAAGGTATTTCTTTTAAAGCCTCAGACTTTTATGAATCTCAGCGGAAATTCAATAAATGAGGTCATAAAATTTTATAAAATAGACCCTGAAGAGGATCTCATAGTAATATACGATGATATGGACTTGGATCTAGGAAAACTTAAAATAAAAATAAAAGGAAGTCCAGCAGGACACAACGGTATAAAATCGATAATATCACATATAGGGGAAAATTTTATAAGATTAAAATGTGGCATAGGGAAGGCAAAATCCAGAGAAGAGACGGTAAATTTCGTACTTGGAAGATTTTCCAAAGAGGAATCAACTGAGGTGGAGCCTATGATCGAAAACGCATCTAAAGCGGCACAGGCACTTATTACTGCAAAAGATATAAGCAGAGTTATGCAGAAATACAATAAAAAGAAGTAA
- the rsxC gene encoding electron transport complex subunit RsxC, with protein MKLFTFRGGVHPPENKAQTENKEIEVFPVSKILYVPMLQHIGAPLEPNVKVGDRVLKGQKIADSEAFVSSPVHSPVSGVVKKIEVMPFPLSGKVKTVVIENDEKEEWAELTKIQDWEKATKEELLAMVREKGIVGVGGACFPTHIKLNPPKDVAIDVLLLNGAECEPYLNSDNRLMIEEPHRIVEGIKIINKILGISRAVIGIEDNKTEAIEKMKKACEGTGIEVAMLKTQYPQGGEKQLIKAVLDRDVPSGGLPSAVGVVVQNTGTAGAIYEGLVEGKPLIEKIVTVSGKAVERPANLKVRIGTMFSEILDYAGTNRESMDKLVMGGPMMGMAQHTENVPVVKGTSGLLGLTKEETNPYKPKSCIVCGKCIKACPVNLLPNMYAKLARFKQWEEMGKNHLMDCIECGSCSYICPANRPLTEAIKIGKAKLRTMKK; from the coding sequence ATGAAACTGTTTACTTTCAGAGGGGGGGTTCATCCACCTGAAAATAAAGCTCAGACAGAAAATAAGGAAATTGAAGTATTTCCTGTATCCAAGATACTGTATGTACCGATGCTTCAGCATATAGGAGCACCATTAGAGCCAAATGTAAAAGTAGGGGACAGGGTATTGAAGGGTCAGAAGATAGCTGATTCTGAGGCTTTTGTGTCTTCACCGGTACATTCTCCAGTGAGTGGAGTAGTAAAAAAAATAGAAGTTATGCCCTTCCCACTAAGTGGAAAGGTAAAAACTGTAGTGATCGAAAACGATGAAAAAGAAGAATGGGCAGAACTTACAAAGATACAAGACTGGGAAAAAGCCACTAAAGAAGAACTTCTAGCAATGGTAAGAGAAAAAGGTATAGTAGGGGTAGGAGGAGCTTGTTTCCCTACACACATAAAATTGAATCCTCCAAAAGATGTGGCCATAGATGTGTTACTTCTAAATGGTGCAGAGTGTGAGCCGTATCTAAATTCAGACAACAGACTTATGATTGAGGAACCTCATAGGATAGTAGAAGGAATCAAAATCATAAACAAGATTCTCGGAATAAGCAGAGCGGTCATCGGTATAGAGGACAATAAAACAGAGGCTATAGAAAAGATGAAGAAAGCCTGTGAGGGAACTGGTATAGAGGTGGCAATGCTGAAAACACAATATCCTCAAGGTGGAGAAAAACAGCTTATAAAGGCTGTTTTAGACAGAGATGTGCCTTCTGGAGGTCTTCCTTCTGCAGTAGGTGTTGTGGTTCAGAATACTGGAACTGCCGGAGCAATTTATGAGGGATTGGTCGAAGGGAAACCTCTTATCGAAAAAATAGTTACAGTTTCTGGTAAGGCTGTAGAAAGACCTGCAAACCTCAAGGTAAGAATAGGAACAATGTTTTCAGAAATTTTAGACTATGCTGGAACCAACAGAGAATCTATGGATAAGTTAGTCATGGGGGGACCTATGATGGGAATGGCCCAGCACACAGAAAATGTTCCTGTGGTAAAGGGTACTTCGGGGCTCCTGGGTCTAACAAAAGAGGAAACAAATCCTTATAAACCTAAGTCATGTATAGTATGTGGAAAATGTATCAAGGCATGTCCTGTAAACCTTCTTCCAAATATGTATGCAAAATTGGCAAGGTTTAAACAGTGGGAAGAGATGGGGAAAAATCATCTTATGGACTGCATAGAGTGTGGATCATGTTCATATATCTGTCCTGCAAACAGACCATTAACTGAGGCTATAAAAATTGGAAAAGCTAAACTTAGAACAATGAAAAAGTAG
- a CDS encoding RnfABCDGE type electron transport complex subunit D: MEKILKMGPSPHIRTKERVEDVMYDVVIALVPALLMAIYVFGMRALTVTVTAVLSCMVTEWICQKVMKQETAIFDGSAIITGILYAFVIPAFMPIPYIIVGSVVSIALGKMVFGGLGHNIFNPALVGRAFVQASWPVAITSFYYDGNAGATVLDAMKRGLDLDTSLLQVGNPYVQALIGRMGGCLGETSAIAILIGGIYLIKKKQVDWKVPTIIIGTVFILTALAGANPVLHILSGGLFLGAFFMATDMVTSPYTEKGKIYYAIGIGILISAIRLKGGYPEGTAFAILIMNGVVPIINRYTAPKKFGEVAK; encoded by the coding sequence GTGGAAAAGATTTTGAAAATGGGTCCTTCGCCACATATAAGAACCAAGGAGAGAGTAGAAGATGTAATGTATGATGTGGTAATAGCGCTCGTACCGGCTCTTCTCATGGCAATATATGTTTTTGGAATGAGGGCATTGACAGTAACGGTAACAGCAGTTCTTTCTTGCATGGTCACAGAATGGATCTGTCAGAAGGTAATGAAGCAGGAGACAGCCATATTTGACGGAAGTGCAATTATCACAGGAATTTTATATGCATTTGTGATTCCTGCCTTTATGCCGATCCCCTACATTATAGTAGGGTCAGTGGTTTCTATAGCACTGGGTAAAATGGTTTTCGGAGGACTAGGACACAATATATTTAATCCAGCTCTTGTTGGGAGAGCTTTTGTCCAGGCATCTTGGCCTGTGGCAATAACAAGTTTTTATTATGACGGAAATGCAGGGGCCACTGTTCTAGATGCAATGAAGAGAGGTCTAGATCTGGATACGTCTCTTTTGCAAGTTGGAAATCCTTATGTCCAAGCACTTATAGGAAGAATGGGTGGGTGTCTAGGTGAGACATCGGCAATAGCCATCCTTATAGGGGGAATTTATCTCATCAAGAAAAAGCAAGTTGACTGGAAAGTACCGACAATAATAATCGGAACAGTATTTATTCTCACTGCATTAGCAGGAGCCAATCCAGTTCTTCACATACTTTCAGGTGGACTTTTCTTAGGAGCTTTTTTCATGGCTACCGACATGGTTACAAGCCCTTATACAGAAAAAGGTAAGATTTATTACGCTATCGGGATAGGGATACTTATATCTGCAATTAGATTAAAAGGTGGATATCCTGAAGGAACGGCATTTGCAATACTTATTATGAATGGAGTTGTTCCAATTATAAATAGGT